The Gemmata palustris genome includes a region encoding these proteins:
- a CDS encoding tyrosine-protein kinase domain-containing protein — protein sequence MNGPSFATHPAPAAPTAPPRAPRPATRPGEKSDDGAAMRVLIYLRLHWLMIAFCGTLLGGAGAFVAWELLASKYESTGMLKVSSVQSTIAGPGNQQQAKTDFVTYTNTIKTLIKSDFVLNAALRDIKDLPTIKAQKEPLKYLDEELIVSWQDGSEVIRVVFKGHAPEDAKKIVDAVQKAFIEQVVEREVRDTRKFQAQVEDSYTRIKEKLRLTTKPGTIAKDGGNGVIPAGGPATPVAPPPPGAVPAPVPGAIPPFVLDRLGSTFFTGEYVKIREKIDQLPLAIHAAEREREVLRERLEFIKKAPVPKTIEDAIDAMQDVAVTKVRMVQSYRLWKERENTSANPKAPAILELKHAYEADEARHKEVRDEKLKTFEADRRVREAQPTAKELEKVIQRIQQLQEQLDHAKEALPRVVKQLMELPAPTEKSGGAFASRFEREPYLPENSDLETVDSVFRRLILQKELLKLAVESPPRVEILQAASAPTQKDTKKQVLGTAFASIMGFVLMALGVLGFEMMSKRVSSLADVKTSSPAPVVGVIPCAPGDATASQGGGRDPVKRAATNESIDKLRAYVSQTWLSRGATTIAVTSPIGDEGKAFTAFGLASSLAQAGYKTLLVDFDLREPALHAYAGVQNAAGVCELLRAETDMRAAVQFLPSGLHMLPAGKWSDEARKAATGEKLETLLAKLKEPYDCVVIHGHALLTVAESVEVARRCEVVLMCAKYRETVTPLLKRAADRVAMMEIPYSGIVYIGATDQESLC from the coding sequence ATGAACGGACCCTCGTTCGCTACGCACCCCGCCCCCGCGGCCCCCACCGCGCCGCCCCGCGCCCCGCGCCCGGCCACGCGGCCCGGCGAGAAGTCGGACGACGGCGCGGCGATGCGCGTGCTCATCTACTTGCGGCTCCACTGGCTGATGATCGCGTTCTGCGGCACGCTGCTCGGCGGGGCGGGCGCGTTCGTCGCGTGGGAACTGCTCGCGAGCAAGTACGAGTCCACCGGGATGCTCAAGGTGTCGTCGGTGCAGTCCACGATCGCGGGTCCGGGGAACCAGCAGCAGGCCAAGACGGATTTCGTCACGTACACGAACACGATCAAGACCCTCATCAAGTCCGATTTCGTTCTCAACGCGGCCCTCCGCGACATCAAGGACCTGCCCACGATCAAGGCCCAAAAAGAGCCCCTCAAGTACCTCGACGAGGAACTGATCGTGTCCTGGCAGGACGGGTCCGAGGTGATCCGGGTCGTGTTCAAGGGGCACGCGCCCGAGGACGCGAAGAAGATCGTGGACGCGGTACAAAAGGCGTTCATCGAACAGGTGGTCGAGCGCGAGGTGCGCGACACGCGCAAGTTCCAGGCACAAGTCGAAGACTCTTACACCAGGATCAAGGAAAAACTCCGCCTCACCACGAAGCCCGGCACCATCGCGAAGGACGGTGGAAACGGCGTGATCCCGGCGGGCGGCCCGGCTACCCCCGTGGCCCCGCCCCCACCGGGGGCGGTCCCGGCGCCCGTACCTGGCGCGATTCCCCCCTTCGTGCTCGACCGCCTCGGCTCCACGTTCTTCACCGGCGAGTACGTAAAGATCCGGGAGAAAATCGACCAACTGCCCCTCGCCATTCACGCCGCCGAGCGCGAGCGCGAGGTTCTGCGCGAGCGCCTGGAGTTCATCAAGAAAGCGCCCGTGCCGAAGACGATCGAGGACGCGATCGACGCCATGCAAGACGTGGCCGTCACCAAAGTCCGAATGGTTCAATCGTACCGGCTCTGGAAGGAGCGCGAGAACACTAGCGCCAACCCAAAAGCCCCCGCGATCCTCGAACTCAAACACGCATACGAGGCGGACGAGGCGCGGCACAAGGAAGTGCGGGACGAGAAGCTCAAAACGTTCGAGGCCGATCGGCGGGTGAGGGAAGCACAGCCGACCGCAAAGGAACTGGAAAAAGTCATCCAAAGAATCCAGCAGTTGCAAGAACAGCTCGATCACGCAAAGGAAGCCCTCCCGAGGGTGGTGAAACAACTGATGGAGTTGCCGGCCCCGACCGAAAAGAGCGGGGGGGCGTTCGCGTCGCGGTTCGAGCGGGAGCCGTACCTCCCCGAAAACAGCGACCTCGAAACCGTGGACAGCGTCTTCCGCCGGCTGATTCTTCAAAAGGAACTGCTCAAACTGGCGGTGGAATCCCCGCCCCGCGTCGAGATCCTCCAAGCCGCGTCCGCCCCGACGCAGAAGGACACGAAGAAGCAGGTTCTCGGCACCGCGTTCGCCAGCATCATGGGGTTCGTGCTGATGGCCCTGGGCGTGCTCGGGTTCGAGATGATGTCGAAGCGCGTGAGCTCGCTCGCCGACGTGAAGACGTCGTCGCCCGCGCCGGTGGTGGGCGTGATCCCGTGTGCCCCCGGCGACGCGACCGCGTCCCAGGGCGGCGGGCGCGACCCGGTCAAGCGCGCGGCCACGAACGAGTCCATCGACAAGCTCCGCGCTTACGTTTCGCAAACGTGGCTGAGCCGCGGGGCGACGACCATCGCCGTCACCAGTCCGATCGGCGACGAGGGCAAGGCGTTCACGGCGTTCGGGCTCGCGAGCAGCTTGGCCCAGGCGGGCTACAAGACCCTGCTCGTAGATTTCGACCTCCGGGAGCCCGCGCTGCACGCCTACGCGGGCGTGCAGAACGCGGCCGGCGTGTGCGAGCTGCTCCGCGCGGAAACCGACATGCGGGCCGCGGTACAGTTCCTGCCGAGCGGGTTGCACATGCTCCCGGCCGGGAAGTGGTCCGACGAGGCCCGCAAGGCCGCGACCGGCGAGAAGCTCGAAACGCTGCTCGCGAAACTGAAGGAGCCCTACGACTGCGTCGTGATCCACGGGCACGCGCTGCTGACCGTGGCGGAATCGGTCGAGGTCGCCCGGCGGTGCGAGGTGGTGCTGATGTGCGCCAAGTACCGCGAGACCGTCACCCCGCTCCTGAAGCGCGCCGCGGACCGCGTCGCGATGATGGAGATCCCGTACTCCGGCATCGTGTACATCGGCGCGACCGACCAGGAATCGCTCTGCTGA
- a CDS encoding exosortase/archaeosortase family protein: MSSVSFASRTLPAPASASVKSRLAVWQGAAIAVVLGWAYLPMLSVFADKWLNDPQYSHGPLVPFFSAFLLWRAWKSDSLVLKPLPILGCGLLVAILALRTVAGAMLFHQLDAASLLLALVGVCLAVGGVPLLKLTGPAIAFLAFMIPLPYELERNVGSPLKTAATVSSTFLLQTLGLPAIRDGNLILIDDVRLGVVDACSGLKMMVTFAAFSVGAVLMIQRSRFEKLMVLLGIIPIAILTNVLRITATGVSFANITDDATRKFLHDAYGYMMIFIGLGLLAVELWVLKRLVLDEPSKT, from the coding sequence ATGTCGTCAGTTAGCTTCGCATCACGGACCTTACCCGCGCCCGCGTCGGCTTCCGTGAAGTCGCGCCTCGCAGTCTGGCAGGGCGCTGCCATCGCGGTCGTTCTCGGCTGGGCGTACCTGCCCATGCTCAGCGTGTTCGCTGACAAGTGGCTGAACGACCCCCAATACTCACACGGCCCGCTCGTGCCGTTCTTCTCCGCGTTCCTGTTGTGGCGCGCGTGGAAAAGCGACTCGCTCGTACTCAAACCGCTCCCGATCCTGGGGTGCGGGCTCCTGGTCGCGATCCTCGCGCTGCGCACCGTGGCCGGGGCGATGCTGTTCCACCAGCTCGACGCGGCCTCGCTGTTGCTCGCGCTCGTCGGGGTGTGCCTCGCGGTCGGCGGAGTGCCGCTGCTGAAGCTCACCGGCCCGGCGATCGCGTTCCTCGCGTTCATGATCCCGCTCCCCTACGAGCTCGAGCGCAACGTCGGCTCGCCGCTCAAGACGGCCGCGACCGTGAGCAGCACGTTCCTGCTGCAGACGCTCGGGCTGCCGGCCATCCGCGACGGCAACCTGATCCTCATCGACGACGTCCGGCTCGGGGTCGTGGACGCCTGCAGCGGGCTGAAGATGATGGTCACGTTCGCCGCGTTCTCGGTCGGGGCCGTGCTCATGATCCAGCGCAGCCGGTTCGAGAAGCTGATGGTGCTCCTCGGCATCATCCCCATCGCGATCCTCACGAACGTGCTGCGCATCACCGCGACCGGAGTGAGTTTCGCCAACATCACCGACGACGCGACGCGCAAGTTCCTCCACGACGCCTACGGCTACATGATGATCTTCATCGGCCTCGGGCTGCTCGCGGTCGAGCTGTGGGTGCTCAAGCGCCTGGTGCTCGACGAGCCCTCAAAAACCTGA
- the pgi gene encoding glucose-6-phosphate isomerase, whose product MAAERTLLNKRPAWAALQAHYQTAQKTHLRELFASDPGRGTRLNAEAVGVFLDYSKNRVTDETLKLLLALATECDLKGRIHAMFSGEKINITENRAVLHTALRAPKGATVTVDGKNVVPEVHEVLDAMSAFADRIRSGEWKGFTGKPIKNIVNIGIGGSDLGPVMANEALRFYAQRELTFRFLSNVDGTDFAETVRDLDPTETLFIVCSKTFTTQETMTNAESARTWSLATLKDKAAVAKHFVAVSTNKAKVEEFGINSANMFGFWDWVGGRYSMDSAVGLATILALGPTNFRELLAGFHAMDEHFRTTPFEKNLPALMGLISVWYGSFFGAETVAVLPYDQYLKRFPAYLQQLTMESNGKRVTLGGAEVDYQTGAVYWGEPGTNGQHSFYQLIHQGTKLIPCDFIAFCKSLNPVGRHHDLLMANVFAQAEALAFGKTAEQVKADKVEDWLVPHKTFPGNRPSNVLLVEKLTPFALGTLVALYEHIVFTQGVIWDIGSFDQWGVELGKALASKIVPELESATEPELKHDTSTNALIKRYRAGKN is encoded by the coding sequence ATGGCCGCCGAACGCACTCTGCTCAACAAGCGCCCCGCGTGGGCCGCGCTGCAGGCGCACTACCAAACAGCGCAAAAAACGCACTTGCGCGAGCTGTTCGCGAGCGATCCGGGCCGCGGAACGCGCCTGAACGCGGAAGCCGTCGGCGTCTTCCTCGACTACTCGAAGAACCGCGTCACCGATGAAACGCTGAAACTGCTCCTCGCGCTCGCGACGGAATGCGACCTCAAGGGGCGCATTCATGCCATGTTCAGCGGCGAGAAGATCAACATCACCGAGAACCGGGCGGTGCTGCACACGGCCCTTCGTGCCCCGAAAGGCGCAACGGTCACGGTCGATGGCAAGAACGTCGTGCCCGAGGTTCACGAAGTCCTCGACGCGATGAGCGCGTTCGCCGACCGCATCCGCTCCGGGGAGTGGAAGGGCTTTACGGGCAAGCCCATCAAGAACATCGTGAACATCGGGATCGGCGGGTCGGACCTCGGCCCGGTGATGGCGAACGAAGCTCTCCGCTTCTACGCCCAGCGCGAACTCACGTTCCGTTTCCTCTCGAATGTGGACGGCACCGACTTCGCGGAGACCGTGCGCGACCTCGACCCGACCGAGACGCTGTTCATCGTCTGCTCGAAGACGTTCACCACGCAAGAGACGATGACCAACGCGGAGAGCGCGCGGACGTGGTCACTGGCCACGCTGAAGGACAAGGCCGCGGTCGCCAAGCACTTCGTCGCGGTCAGCACGAACAAGGCGAAGGTCGAAGAGTTCGGCATCAATTCCGCGAACATGTTCGGGTTCTGGGACTGGGTCGGCGGGCGCTACTCGATGGACTCCGCGGTGGGCCTCGCCACGATTCTCGCGCTCGGCCCCACCAACTTCCGCGAACTGCTCGCCGGCTTCCACGCGATGGACGAGCACTTCCGCACCACACCGTTCGAGAAGAACCTGCCCGCGCTCATGGGCCTGATTAGCGTCTGGTACGGCAGCTTCTTCGGTGCGGAAACGGTCGCGGTACTGCCCTACGACCAGTACCTGAAGCGGTTCCCGGCGTACCTGCAGCAGCTCACGATGGAGAGCAACGGGAAGCGCGTCACGCTCGGCGGCGCGGAAGTCGACTACCAGACCGGCGCGGTGTATTGGGGCGAGCCGGGCACGAACGGCCAGCACAGCTTCTATCAGCTCATTCACCAGGGAACGAAGCTCATACCGTGCGACTTCATCGCGTTCTGCAAGTCACTCAATCCGGTCGGCCGGCACCACGACCTGCTCATGGCGAACGTGTTCGCACAGGCCGAAGCGCTCGCCTTCGGCAAGACCGCGGAGCAGGTGAAGGCCGACAAGGTCGAAGACTGGCTGGTGCCGCACAAGACGTTCCCGGGCAACCGGCCGTCGAACGTGTTACTGGTCGAGAAACTCACTCCGTTCGCGCTGGGCACGTTGGTCGCGCTCTACGAGCACATCGTGTTCACGCAGGGCGTAATCTGGGACATCGGCTCGTTCGACCAGTGGGGCGTGGAACTGGGTAAGGCGCTCGCGTCGAAGATCGTGCCGGAACTGGAATCCGCGACCGAACCGGAACTGAAGCACGACACGTCCACGAACGCGCTCATCAAGCGCTACCGCGCGGGGAAGAATTAG
- a CDS encoding acyltransferase family protein, giving the protein MPSAPSELAPTVGPAESARLVSLDQFRGYTVLGMLLVNFVGSFDAVKKQLPVLAHHHTYCSYADTIMPQFLFAVGFAFRLTFVKRVTAVGAQAAYWHAVRRNLGLLLVAFVVYNVGSKWEKWDDLSQRDVVLLRWAKQDLFQTLGHIAVTSLWVLPVIAARPRVRIAYTVFSGVLHVALSYWFNYRWTNTPPNGVDGGPLGFLTWAVPLLIGSLACDLYQSTPNRERLCIRFAFIGAIIAALAYGLSCVHLAPSDMDEGHFNAAVSAAPPPLVFVNVKPPTNDLFTMSQRSGSLTYTLFGAGVALIVLAVFVLACDIGSMRIGVFRTLGSNALAAYIIHDPVYEAVKPFVPKDAPLEYIFVMCALALTICYALMRSLEKNKLFLKL; this is encoded by the coding sequence ATGCCATCCGCCCCTTCCGAACTGGCTCCAACTGTGGGTCCGGCCGAATCCGCGCGCCTCGTCTCGCTCGATCAGTTCCGCGGTTACACCGTGCTCGGCATGTTGCTGGTGAACTTCGTCGGCTCGTTTGATGCCGTGAAGAAGCAACTCCCGGTTCTGGCGCACCACCACACGTATTGCAGCTACGCCGACACGATCATGCCGCAGTTCCTGTTCGCGGTGGGGTTCGCGTTCCGGCTGACGTTCGTGAAGCGCGTGACCGCGGTCGGTGCGCAAGCGGCTTACTGGCACGCGGTGCGCCGAAACCTCGGTCTCTTGTTGGTCGCGTTCGTGGTTTACAACGTCGGTTCCAAGTGGGAGAAGTGGGACGACTTGAGTCAACGTGACGTGGTTCTGCTCCGGTGGGCGAAACAGGACTTGTTCCAGACGCTCGGGCACATCGCGGTCACGTCGCTGTGGGTGCTCCCGGTGATCGCCGCGCGGCCCCGCGTGCGGATCGCGTACACTGTCTTTTCGGGGGTACTGCACGTCGCGCTGTCGTACTGGTTCAACTACCGCTGGACTAACACTCCGCCGAACGGCGTGGACGGCGGGCCGCTCGGGTTCCTCACGTGGGCGGTGCCGCTGTTAATCGGTTCGCTCGCGTGCGACCTCTATCAATCTACCCCGAACCGCGAACGGCTCTGTATTCGGTTCGCGTTCATCGGGGCAATCATCGCGGCTCTTGCTTACGGTCTGTCTTGCGTTCACCTCGCGCCCTCAGATATGGACGAAGGGCACTTCAATGCTGCGGTTTCGGCGGCCCCGCCGCCGCTCGTTTTCGTTAACGTGAAGCCCCCGACGAACGACCTGTTCACGATGAGTCAGCGGTCCGGGAGCTTGACCTACACGCTGTTCGGGGCCGGGGTCGCACTCATTGTGCTGGCCGTGTTCGTGTTGGCGTGTGATATTGGCTCGATGCGAATCGGTGTGTTCCGCACGCTCGGATCGAACGCGCTCGCCGCGTACATCATTCACGACCCCGTGTACGAAGCGGTTAAGCCGTTCGTACCGAAGGACGCGCCGCTTGAGTATATCTTTGTGATGTGCGCTCTGGCGCTCACGATCTGCTACGCCCTCATGCGCAGCCTGGAGAAGAACAAACTGTTCTTGAAACTGTGA
- a CDS encoding DUF1501 domain-containing protein, translating into MPANPIGCEEFRRSLRRPDRRAFVKAGALGALALDGLFRAEARAEEANPGRQAGGSSLSKINNVILLWMRGGPSHHDMWDPKPDAPAEVRGEFGVIDTNVPGVRLSDLLPMSAKIMDKWSIVRSLHHHDAGHSTGDQICFTGYNPGPNPDENVHPSIGSVVSKQLGHLSTSMPPYVMIPRLLPGAGSAYLGTAHKPFETGADPAQPGPFKLPNFKLAQGITYDQVDDRKGLLKRFDTLRRDADKSGQVDAADKFQMRAWDILTSPAARDAFDLDKEPAKVRERYGHMPAFDPKAADRCGAPNWAQRMLLARRLVEAGVRIVTVDVRWWDTHVKGFESLKLGFLPRWDRAFSALIEDLETRGLLETTLVVAWGEFGRTPKVNAQAGRDHYPSVFSAAFAGGPVRGGRVVGASDSNGAFPKANPKSPQDVLATIYRHLGVDTEAQYLNNGRPISVLPSGKPIDELC; encoded by the coding sequence ATGCCGGCCAATCCAATCGGTTGCGAAGAGTTCCGCCGGTCGCTGCGCCGGCCCGATCGCCGCGCGTTCGTGAAGGCCGGCGCGCTCGGCGCCCTCGCGCTCGACGGATTGTTTCGTGCCGAGGCGCGCGCGGAAGAGGCGAACCCCGGCCGCCAGGCCGGGGGTAGTTCGCTCAGCAAGATCAACAACGTCATCCTGTTGTGGATGCGCGGCGGGCCGAGTCACCACGACATGTGGGACCCGAAGCCCGATGCGCCGGCCGAGGTGCGGGGCGAGTTCGGGGTGATCGACACGAACGTTCCCGGTGTGCGGCTCTCGGACCTGCTGCCGATGTCCGCGAAGATCATGGACAAGTGGTCCATCGTCCGCAGCCTGCACCACCACGACGCGGGTCACAGTACCGGCGACCAAATCTGCTTCACGGGCTACAACCCGGGGCCGAACCCGGACGAGAACGTTCACCCGTCCATCGGGTCCGTCGTCTCGAAGCAACTCGGCCACCTCTCGACATCCATGCCGCCCTACGTGATGATCCCGCGGCTGCTCCCCGGCGCCGGCTCCGCGTACCTGGGCACCGCACACAAGCCGTTCGAGACGGGCGCGGACCCCGCGCAGCCGGGGCCGTTCAAGCTCCCCAACTTTAAGCTCGCACAGGGCATCACTTACGACCAAGTGGACGACCGGAAGGGCCTGCTGAAGCGGTTCGACACGCTCCGACGCGACGCCGACAAGAGCGGCCAAGTCGATGCGGCGGACAAGTTCCAGATGCGGGCGTGGGACATCCTCACTTCGCCCGCGGCACGCGACGCATTCGATCTGGACAAGGAGCCGGCGAAGGTCCGCGAGCGCTACGGCCACATGCCCGCGTTCGACCCGAAGGCCGCCGATCGGTGCGGCGCGCCGAACTGGGCACAGCGGATGCTCCTCGCGCGGCGGCTGGTCGAAGCCGGGGTGCGGATCGTGACCGTGGACGTGCGCTGGTGGGACACGCACGTAAAGGGCTTCGAGTCGCTGAAGCTCGGGTTCCTGCCGCGCTGGGACCGTGCGTTCAGCGCGCTCATCGAAGACCTCGAAACGCGCGGGCTGCTCGAAACGACGCTGGTCGTGGCGTGGGGCGAGTTCGGCCGCACGCCGAAGGTGAACGCGCAGGCGGGGCGCGACCACTACCCGAGTGTATTCAGCGCGGCGTTTGCGGGGGGGCCGGTTCGGGGCGGGCGCGTAGTGGGTGCGTCCGACAGTAACGGCGCCTTCCCCAAGGCGAACCCGAAATCGCCCCAGGATGTGCTCGCGACGATTTACCGGCACCTCGGCGTCGATACCGAAGCCCAGTACCTGAACAACGGGCGCCCCATCTCCGTGTTGCCCAGCGGCAAGCCGATTGACGAATTGTGCTGA
- a CDS encoding enoyl-CoA hydratase/isomerase family protein, giving the protein MLFESPHIRVTAEYGVATLWLGFPGDPVNALDGARLSELDSALAGIETNVFINTLVVRSAKPFGFCAGLHPDSERVTDRAGFAWRGQRTFARLSALPFTTVAFIEGPCLGAGFELALACDYRLCVATPTTHLGFPGRFTCFGGSHRLRTLLGRRAEPFITSGRTLSGREARDRGLVDRAFCARRAKIDLRTFLDELECTPRVPERSSDETGFAQERRAFAALGSFTAGAPTSVSLDTDALLARGFITPLEAEQARARTASEPVSVATAGEPATSVRRAA; this is encoded by the coding sequence ATGTTGTTCGAGTCCCCACACATTCGCGTAACGGCCGAGTACGGCGTCGCGACACTCTGGCTCGGTTTTCCCGGCGATCCGGTGAACGCGCTCGACGGAGCGCGCCTGAGCGAACTCGATTCCGCACTTGCGGGAATCGAAACGAACGTCTTCATCAACACGCTGGTAGTCCGGTCCGCGAAGCCGTTCGGCTTCTGCGCCGGACTTCATCCCGATTCCGAGCGCGTAACAGATCGCGCCGGGTTCGCGTGGCGCGGGCAGCGCACGTTCGCGCGCCTGAGCGCGCTGCCGTTTACGACGGTCGCGTTCATTGAGGGTCCGTGCCTCGGGGCCGGCTTCGAGCTGGCGCTCGCGTGCGATTACCGCCTGTGTGTCGCCACACCGACAACGCACCTCGGCTTCCCGGGGCGCTTCACGTGCTTCGGCGGAAGTCATCGGCTGCGGACGTTGTTGGGGCGCCGCGCGGAACCGTTCATTACATCAGGGCGCACACTTTCGGGCCGCGAAGCACGCGACCGCGGTTTGGTGGACCGGGCGTTTTGTGCCCGGCGCGCGAAGATCGATCTGCGCACGTTCCTTGATGAACTCGAATGTACCCCGCGCGTGCCGGAACGCAGCTCGGACGAAACCGGCTTCGCACAAGAGCGCCGCGCGTTCGCGGCCCTGGGATCGTTTACCGCGGGCGCTCCGACTAGCGTCTCGCTCGACACTGATGCGCTGCTCGCGCGAGGATTTATTACGCCGCTCGAAGCGGAACAGGCTCGCGCCCGAACCGCATCTGAGCCCGTATCCGTAGCGACGGCAGGAGAACCCGCGACTTCTGTTCGGCGGGCCGCGTAA
- the nth gene encoding endonuclease III, giving the protein MDDLTSESKLPPARDRVVPINDRLAPLYPEFEGLNYANPFQLLIAVILSAQCTDKRVNLLTPALFARFPTARELAECDIKELEQLVKPSGFYKNKAKNIRACCVEMVVRFGGEVPTTLDDLVTLPGVGRKTANVILGHAFETPGVTVDTHVGRLSRRLGLTRHRDPVKVELALAEIVPQSEWLHFSGRLIMHGRKVCLSRKPRCEKCVIADLCPKIGVKGLAAKRKRKKSTKTDSPQRTQRAPRKSASK; this is encoded by the coding sequence ATGGACGACCTCACTTCTGAGTCGAAGCTCCCGCCCGCGCGCGATCGTGTCGTGCCGATCAACGACCGGCTCGCCCCGCTGTACCCGGAGTTCGAGGGGCTAAACTACGCGAACCCGTTCCAGTTACTTATTGCAGTCATTCTCTCGGCGCAATGCACCGACAAGCGCGTGAACCTGCTCACGCCTGCGCTCTTCGCGCGGTTCCCGACGGCGAGAGAACTCGCGGAATGCGATATCAAGGAGTTGGAGCAACTCGTCAAGCCGTCGGGGTTTTACAAAAACAAAGCCAAGAATATCCGCGCGTGCTGCGTGGAGATGGTAGTGCGCTTCGGCGGCGAAGTTCCAACCACGCTCGATGACCTCGTGACACTCCCCGGGGTCGGTCGCAAGACCGCGAACGTGATCCTCGGGCACGCATTCGAGACGCCCGGCGTCACCGTGGACACGCACGTCGGGCGGCTCTCGCGCCGGCTCGGGCTGACGCGCCACCGCGATCCGGTGAAGGTCGAACTCGCGCTGGCCGAGATCGTGCCGCAATCAGAATGGCTGCACTTCAGCGGCCGGCTCATCATGCACGGCCGCAAGGTGTGCTTGTCGCGCAAGCCGCGGTGCGAAAAGTGTGTGATCGCGGACCTGTGCCCGAAGATCGGCGTGAAGGGCCTCGCGGCGAAGCGCAAGCGGAAGAAGAGCACGAAAACCGATTCACCGCAGAGAACGCAGAGGGCACCGAGAAAGTCAGCGAGTAAATAA
- the pepT gene encoding peptidase T: protein MAIDTHTLLERFLRYVRIDTKADEKSTTYPSSPGQLVLGAMLRDELLALGITDAVQNEHGLVFATVPGNVPGAPTIAFNAHVDTNPENSGKDVDPQVIRGYRGGDITLPKDPTKVIRVTENPELNGLIGKTIITTDGTTLLGADDKAGVAVIMEAARTLLANPQIPHGPVRIVFTCDEEIGFGVKHLEPAQIGAVVAYTLDGMASGEIEDETFSADAATVTVTGINIHPSIGKGRMVNAVRLAAMFIDHLPQRTMSPETTDGRDGFLHPLTTEGGTGQVKIGFLLRDFDTAQLAVQADLLREIARQVEREYPQAKVQVETRKQYRNMRDGIAKMPNAVKFAEEATRRAGLEPKFKIIRGGTDGSQLTEKGLPTPNISTGEHNPHSPLEWTCLEEMESAVKVVLELCQVWAGK from the coding sequence ATGGCCATTGACACGCACACGCTACTCGAACGGTTCCTGCGGTACGTTCGCATCGACACCAAAGCGGACGAGAAATCCACCACTTATCCGAGTTCGCCCGGACAACTCGTGCTCGGCGCGATGCTCCGCGACGAACTGCTCGCGCTCGGGATCACGGACGCGGTCCAGAACGAACACGGCCTCGTGTTCGCGACCGTGCCGGGTAACGTGCCGGGTGCGCCCACCATCGCGTTCAACGCGCATGTCGACACCAACCCCGAAAACTCGGGCAAGGACGTGGACCCGCAAGTGATTCGCGGGTACCGCGGTGGCGACATCACGTTGCCGAAAGACCCCACGAAAGTGATCCGCGTTACCGAGAACCCGGAACTGAACGGCCTGATCGGGAAGACGATCATCACGACGGACGGCACGACCCTGCTCGGGGCCGATGACAAGGCCGGAGTTGCGGTCATCATGGAAGCCGCCCGCACTCTGTTGGCGAATCCCCAGATCCCGCACGGCCCGGTCCGAATCGTCTTCACGTGCGATGAAGAGATCGGTTTCGGCGTGAAGCACCTGGAACCGGCGCAGATTGGGGCGGTGGTCGCGTACACGCTCGACGGAATGGCGTCGGGCGAGATCGAGGACGAAACGTTCTCCGCCGACGCCGCAACGGTCACCGTCACCGGCATCAACATTCACCCGTCCATCGGGAAGGGGCGGATGGTGAATGCGGTGCGACTCGCCGCAATGTTCATCGACCACCTTCCCCAGCGCACGATGAGTCCCGAAACGACCGACGGGCGTGATGGGTTCCTGCACCCGCTGACGACCGAGGGCGGGACCGGTCAGGTCAAAATCGGCTTCCTGCTCCGCGACTTCGATACCGCGCAGCTCGCGGTACAAGCGGACCTCCTGCGCGAGATCGCGCGCCAAGTCGAGCGCGAGTACCCGCAAGCGAAAGTGCAGGTCGAGACGCGGAAGCAGTACCGCAACATGCGCGACGGGATCGCGAAGATGCCGAACGCGGTGAAGTTCGCGGAAGAAGCGACCCGGCGCGCGGGTCTGGAGCCGAAGTTCAAGATTATCCGCGGCGGCACCGATGGCTCGCAACTCACAGAGAAGGGGCTACCGACGCCCAACATCTCGACCGGCGAACACAACCCGCACTCCCCGCTCGAATGGACCTGTTTGGAAGAGATGGAATCCGCGGTGAAGGTTGTGCTGGAACTGTGCCAAGTTTGGGCAGGGAAGTAG